In one Sphingomonas sp. AP4-R1 genomic region, the following are encoded:
- a CDS encoding Pls/PosA family non-ribosomal peptide synthetase gives MLENRPDLAVPPPEEALPTVYASITPAPALREDEPYARDELLHEIFDATCRAHLARCAVRLIGNDPENNRKTTLTYWELRERSVRFARQLRAMGVERGDRVVLCLSRSLDQYMAILGTLWAGACYVPVDWTYPQDRIDFIAEDSGAVLIVTESERAADMPGRTLVVDAALGDLAAHEARAIDRTESGAVPDDLAYIIYTSGTTGRPKGVAITHRNACHLVRSECAILALEPEDKVFGGFSLAFDMSVETMWSAFFVGAELLVANEALAKAGPDIAIVLAAEGVTIWHVVPSLLTLVETDMPTLRLLNLGGEACPPDLVNRWARPGLRMLNTYGPTETTVTATWTELQPGRRVTIGRPLPGYTAWIVDEKLWPVPAGAEGELVIGGPGVGAGYVNLPDLTAEKFVKTPFDGPDGAPALIYRSGDLVRLDAVGDIEFIGRIDTQVKIRGFRVELAEIEAVIADDPSVAQAVVHLFRDEDGAEFLAAFVVARSGTAIDLDAVRARVRDRLPNYMRPAAYQVLEALPTLPASGKVDRKALQRPVVAPAEERETVAPATPLEERLHAIWSEAFAPQKVSVLDDLFEDLGGHSLKAARLVSAIRRFPGLAGVSIQDVYAAPTIRGLAARLADRIVPDKVAGQPFHCIAAWKRWLCWIAQTIALLPIYSVAGLQWFFPYVAYIHLAGDMNRVSALLLSGLSFILIPPLAMAASIVVKWVVIGRFRRGVYPLWGAYYFRWWFVRRFSEVIATPYLAGTPMIRTYYRLLGARVGQRAFIGRGNIDAADLVTIGDDAVISDYAMLATSSVERGLLHLGTARIGNGGFVGSMAVVGRDAVIGEGAALEDLSALPAGVHIPAGESWSGSPGRRISEGLPQRADDTAGPVRRALIGVALTIAALILPIVSILPIAPGLISMIEIDWNSDNYTYLLISPLLAMTYVILMCVLTVLAKRLILGPVHPGRYSIHSWFYVRFWFVQQINDLALRLLHPIYATLYVIPWYRALGVRVGRRAEISTAAAIVPDLVDIGPESFIADAVLFGAARVEPGAIVLAHTKIGRRSFIGNSALLPTGASIGDGVLIGVLSKPPEDGGAEKPDGTWFGSPPISLPVRQTIGLFDEGSRFNPGKRLIATRLSIEAIRVTLSLALFIAFFSLLLSAVGEIDELRYGGYKILYTFPFLYVGFALACGLSVVLLKWLVMGRYRATTQPLWSTFVWRTELITATYENLAVPNLLEPLRGTPWLPAYLRLLGCRIGRRCYLDTTDVTEHDLVRIGDDVALNDFSGLQTHLFEDRVMKVSGVTVGDRATIGSYAIVLYDAEIGEDAQLGDLSVVMKGETLPPGTSWEGSPAALTRTG, from the coding sequence ATGCTGGAAAATCGCCCCGACCTGGCCGTGCCGCCGCCGGAAGAGGCACTGCCGACTGTGTACGCATCGATCACGCCTGCACCGGCCTTGCGCGAAGATGAGCCCTATGCGCGGGACGAACTTCTGCATGAAATATTCGACGCCACGTGCCGCGCGCACCTCGCTCGCTGTGCCGTTCGCTTGATCGGCAACGATCCGGAGAACAACCGCAAGACGACGCTGACCTATTGGGAGTTGCGTGAGCGATCGGTGCGCTTCGCCCGGCAGTTGCGTGCGATGGGTGTGGAGCGGGGCGATCGGGTCGTACTCTGCCTATCGCGCAGCCTCGATCAGTATATGGCTATCCTTGGTACGCTTTGGGCCGGCGCTTGCTATGTCCCGGTCGACTGGACCTATCCGCAGGACCGCATCGATTTCATCGCGGAGGACAGCGGTGCGGTCCTGATTGTCACCGAGAGCGAGCGGGCGGCCGACATGCCGGGACGTACCCTGGTGGTCGATGCTGCACTGGGCGATCTCGCCGCGCATGAGGCGAGGGCGATCGACCGCACGGAAAGCGGTGCGGTCCCGGATGATTTGGCCTATATCATCTACACGTCCGGCACGACCGGGCGGCCCAAGGGCGTGGCGATCACGCATCGCAATGCCTGCCATCTCGTCCGTTCCGAATGCGCGATCCTGGCGCTGGAGCCTGAGGACAAGGTGTTCGGCGGTTTCAGCCTGGCGTTCGACATGTCGGTCGAGACGATGTGGAGCGCCTTCTTCGTCGGCGCCGAACTGCTCGTGGCGAACGAGGCGCTGGCCAAGGCCGGGCCGGACATCGCGATCGTGCTGGCGGCGGAGGGGGTGACGATCTGGCATGTCGTGCCGTCGCTGCTGACCCTGGTCGAGACCGACATGCCGACGCTGCGCCTGCTCAATCTGGGTGGCGAGGCCTGTCCGCCCGATCTGGTCAATCGCTGGGCGCGCCCGGGGCTGCGCATGCTCAACACCTACGGCCCCACCGAGACCACGGTGACGGCCACGTGGACCGAGCTGCAGCCCGGCCGCCGGGTGACGATCGGCCGGCCGTTGCCGGGCTATACTGCCTGGATCGTGGACGAAAAGCTCTGGCCGGTGCCGGCCGGCGCCGAGGGCGAACTGGTCATTGGCGGGCCGGGGGTCGGGGCTGGCTACGTCAACCTGCCGGACCTTACCGCTGAGAAGTTCGTGAAGACGCCGTTCGACGGGCCGGACGGTGCGCCTGCCCTGATCTATCGATCGGGCGATCTGGTCCGCCTCGATGCGGTGGGAGACATCGAGTTCATCGGCCGGATCGACACGCAGGTGAAGATCCGCGGTTTCCGGGTCGAATTGGCCGAGATCGAGGCGGTGATCGCCGACGATCCGTCTGTCGCACAGGCCGTCGTCCATCTTTTCAGGGATGAGGATGGCGCGGAATTTCTCGCGGCCTTCGTGGTCGCCCGCTCCGGTACTGCCATCGATCTGGATGCGGTCCGCGCGCGGGTGCGCGACCGGCTGCCTAATTATATGCGGCCAGCGGCCTATCAGGTGCTAGAGGCGCTACCGACACTACCGGCGTCCGGCAAGGTGGATCGCAAAGCCCTGCAGCGCCCCGTCGTCGCCCCGGCTGAGGAGCGCGAGACGGTCGCGCCCGCGACGCCGCTGGAGGAGCGACTCCACGCCATCTGGTCAGAGGCGTTCGCGCCGCAGAAGGTCTCGGTGCTGGACGATCTGTTCGAGGATCTGGGCGGTCATTCGCTGAAGGCGGCGCGGCTCGTCTCCGCCATTCGCCGCTTCCCGGGGCTGGCGGGCGTCTCGATTCAGGACGTTTATGCCGCGCCCACGATCCGCGGGCTCGCCGCCCGGCTGGCTGACCGGATCGTACCGGACAAGGTGGCCGGACAACCCTTTCATTGCATCGCGGCATGGAAGCGCTGGCTGTGCTGGATCGCGCAGACCATCGCGCTGTTGCCGATCTATTCGGTGGCCGGGCTGCAATGGTTCTTCCCGTACGTCGCCTACATTCATCTGGCCGGCGACATGAACCGGGTGAGCGCATTGCTGCTGAGCGGGCTGAGCTTCATCCTGATCCCGCCGCTGGCGATGGCGGCCTCGATCGTCGTCAAATGGGTAGTGATCGGGCGCTTCCGGCGCGGCGTTTATCCGCTGTGGGGCGCCTACTATTTCCGCTGGTGGTTCGTGCGGCGCTTCTCCGAGGTGATCGCCACGCCCTATCTGGCCGGTACGCCGATGATCCGGACCTACTACCGGCTCCTCGGCGCCAGAGTGGGCCAGCGCGCCTTCATCGGCCGGGGCAATATCGACGCGGCTGATCTGGTAACGATCGGCGATGACGCCGTGATCAGCGACTATGCGATGCTGGCGACCAGTTCGGTCGAGCGGGGCCTGCTGCATCTGGGGACGGCGAGGATCGGCAACGGCGGTTTCGTCGGATCGATGGCTGTGGTCGGACGGGACGCGGTGATTGGCGAGGGCGCGGCGCTGGAAGATCTCTCCGCACTCCCGGCTGGCGTACATATTCCGGCAGGCGAGAGCTGGAGCGGATCGCCCGGGCGGCGCATCTCCGAAGGGCTACCGCAGCGGGCCGACGACACGGCCGGTCCCGTGAGGCGCGCGCTGATAGGCGTCGCGCTGACGATCGCGGCTCTGATCCTGCCGATCGTCTCGATCCTGCCGATTGCGCCCGGCTTGATCTCGATGATCGAGATCGACTGGAACAGCGACAATTACACCTATCTGCTGATCTCGCCGCTTCTGGCCATGACCTATGTAATCCTGATGTGCGTGCTGACCGTGCTCGCGAAGCGGCTTATTTTGGGCCCTGTCCATCCCGGGCGCTACTCGATCCACAGCTGGTTCTACGTCCGCTTCTGGTTCGTGCAGCAGATCAACGACCTCGCGCTACGGCTCCTCCATCCGATCTATGCGACGCTCTACGTGATCCCTTGGTATCGCGCGCTTGGCGTCCGGGTCGGGCGGCGGGCCGAGATCTCGACGGCGGCGGCGATCGTTCCCGACCTCGTCGATATCGGCCCGGAGAGCTTCATCGCCGATGCCGTGCTGTTCGGCGCGGCGCGGGTGGAGCCCGGCGCGATCGTGCTGGCCCATACGAAGATCGGGCGGCGGTCTTTCATCGGCAATTCGGCCCTGCTGCCGACCGGCGCCTCGATCGGCGACGGCGTGCTGATCGGCGTGCTGTCCAAGCCGCCCGAAGATGGCGGCGCCGAGAAGCCCGACGGCACCTGGTTCGGCTCGCCGCCCATTTCGCTGCCGGTGCGGCAGACGATCGGACTGTTCGACGAGGGCTCGCGCTTCAATCCCGGCAAGCGTCTGATCGCGACGCGCCTTTCGATCGAGGCGATCCGCGTGACGCTGTCGCTGGCCTTGTTCATCGCCTTTTTCAGCCTCCTCCTCTCGGCGGTGGGTGAGATCGATGAGCTGCGCTACGGCGGCTACAAGATCCTCTACACATTCCCATTCCTCTATGTCGGCTTCGCGCTGGCCTGCGGCCTGTCGGTCGTGCTGCTGAAATGGCTTGTGATGGGGCGCTATCGGGCGACCACCCAGCCGCTATGGAGTACCTTCGTCTGGCGGACGGAACTCATCACAGCGACCTACGAGAATCTGGCCGTGCCGAACCTGTTGGAGCCGCTGCGCGGAACACCCTGGCTGCCCGCCTATCTCAGACTCCTCGGCTGCAGGATCGGGCGGCGCTGCTACCTCGATACGACCGATGTGACCGAGCATGATCTAGTACGGATCGGCGACGATGTCGCGCTCAACGACTTCTCCGGTCTGCAGACGCACCTGTTCGAGGATCGGGTGATGAAGGTGAGTGGCGTGACCGTGGGCGACCGGGCGACGATCGGCTCCTACGCGATCGTCCTTTACGACGCCGAGATTGGCGAAGATGCGCAGTTGGGCGATCTGTCCGTCGTCATGAAGGGCGAGACGCTGCCGCCGGGGACATCGTGGGAAGGATCGCCGGCTGCGCTCACCCGGACAGGATGA
- a CDS encoding 4'-phosphopantetheinyl transferase superfamily protein, with the protein MSTPIWHTGDLEGLRIGIGSAVCWYVRLDTIDAERAAARAALSAADLSDFAVLPQAEMRSLRRRLTKALLAQVASTHPDRITIRRCQTGALRVEAPGGWYVSVAGQWPHCLIGLATGPIGVDVEPIDAEPPPSDVFTRREQSDLFGASRVALIRRWLAKEAHAKAVGMASQIDPVEINTLEVADGLIATSAAGQTTCRIHLVDGAVLSLALSFAPTVVL; encoded by the coding sequence ATGAGCACCCCGATCTGGCATACGGGTGATCTCGAGGGCCTGCGCATTGGGATCGGCTCGGCAGTTTGCTGGTATGTTCGGCTGGATACCATCGACGCCGAGCGGGCAGCGGCGCGCGCCGCACTGTCGGCAGCCGATCTCAGCGACTTTGCGGTCTTACCTCAGGCAGAAATGCGGAGCCTGAGGCGGCGATTGACCAAAGCGCTGCTTGCTCAAGTGGCCAGCACGCATCCGGATCGTATTACCATAAGGCGGTGTCAAACCGGAGCCTTGCGCGTGGAAGCACCCGGAGGCTGGTACGTCAGCGTGGCAGGGCAATGGCCGCACTGTCTTATCGGGCTGGCAACAGGCCCGATCGGCGTGGATGTCGAACCAATCGATGCAGAGCCGCCGCCGTCGGATGTCTTCACACGCCGTGAGCAGAGCGATCTCTTCGGTGCATCCCGGGTCGCTTTGATCCGGCGCTGGCTCGCCAAGGAAGCGCACGCCAAGGCTGTCGGGATGGCTTCGCAGATCGATCCCGTGGAGATAAATACTCTCGAAGTGGCCGATGGCCTGATCGCAACGTCAGCTGCCGGGCAAACGACGTGCCGGATACATTTAGTCGATGGGGCAGTCTTGTCTTTGGCACTCTCCTTCGCGCCCACTGTAGTACTGTAA
- a CDS encoding MgtC/SapB family protein, producing MHFAQTFHLDSYLDTLVSYAVALLLGAMIGAERQYRQRTAGLRTNALVALGASAFADLAQKLAGDVEAIRVISYIVSGIGFLGAGVIMKKGMNVRGLNTAATLWCSAAVGACAGTDMAAEATTLTIFVIAGNTLLRPIVNAINRIPLAGSGLEATYSVVVTADPAMAPEVRDLLVDHLELMRYPVADTEIQERSNGHAEIRAKLISTAAIDTDLDSIAAHLEKTHSVQHASWEIQTHD from the coding sequence ATGCACTTCGCTCAAACCTTTCACCTCGATTCCTATCTCGACACGCTCGTCAGTTATGCCGTCGCCCTCCTGCTTGGAGCGATGATCGGGGCAGAGCGGCAGTATCGGCAGCGGACCGCGGGGCTGCGGACCAACGCCCTAGTGGCGCTCGGCGCATCAGCGTTCGCGGATCTGGCCCAGAAGCTCGCCGGCGACGTCGAGGCGATCCGAGTTATCTCCTACATCGTTTCGGGTATCGGCTTCCTCGGCGCCGGCGTCATCATGAAGAAGGGCATGAACGTCCGCGGTCTGAATACGGCCGCGACGCTCTGGTGCTCTGCCGCTGTGGGAGCGTGCGCGGGGACGGACATGGCGGCGGAGGCGACGACGCTCACAATTTTCGTAATCGCGGGCAACACGCTGCTTCGCCCGATCGTGAACGCGATCAACCGCATCCCGCTGGCCGGCTCCGGCCTGGAAGCGACCTATTCGGTCGTGGTGACCGCAGACCCTGCCATGGCCCCAGAAGTGCGGGACCTGCTCGTCGATCATCTCGAACTGATGCGATATCCGGTCGCCGATACGGAAATCCAAGAACGATCAAATGGACATGCTGAAATTCGTGCGAAGCTGATCAGCACGGCGGCGATCGACACGGATCTGGACTCCATCGCGGCGCATCTTGAAAAGACGCACAGCGTCCAGCATGCCAGCTGGGAAATACAAACGCATGATTAA